The following is a genomic window from Coturnix japonica isolate 7356 chromosome 26, Coturnix japonica 2.1, whole genome shotgun sequence.
ccccCCTCCATCTTCACACCCATCCCTGCCCCtatttccatccccatccccactatattgacccccccatcccataaaGCAACAgcaccccccatatcccaccccctCCTCTTTGCCACCCCACACTGGGGGTCACCCAACCCGAGGGGCGCCCCTGGGtgctgccccacatccctgtgtgttgttggggggggggttgttggGGGGTGTATTGGTGCAGCCCCCCCTTGAGGCTCATTGTCGGCTCTGCCTCCCGGCTGTATTTTTAGCTGCAAACATTTCAACCACGTGAttgatttctttattaatttccGGCTCCAAAATTAGAGGGAAAAGAGCTGGAACAAACAGCGCCGCGATGATGCAGCTCTTtatttaaggggggggggggggaagcaatTAAAGGGGAGCCTTGCAATGCAGAGCGGGGTATCCCCATAgtgccccccctcccccttcagCCCCATTGCTGCTACCACCGCAGacccccccctatatcccaccgCCCCCCCCCGGGATGTTGGGGTGGGGATTTCTGTCTGTCCTTTGCTCGTCCTCAATTTCCCTGCTGTAATCCGGCTCTTAATCCCttgcatccccccccccaacaccctGGGGTGCTCAGCAGTGGGGCGACAGGGtaaaggggggggtggggggggcacgGGGTGACAGTGCTGTGGGTTCAAGTGGTTCATgaggggttttgggggggggggggcaaaagAAAGGCCTGGGCTTGGTAGGGGTCTCCCCCCATCTGGGGGGTCATGGAGCCATGCAATGCTTTGGGTTCATGGGGTGTAGGGCAGAGATGGTCCCACTCCCAGCATCCAGGGGTTGGGGTCCCACTCTGCACTGAGACCCCCCCCCTACAATGCTGGGGTTTAGGGGGGGGCAcacagctgtgggtgctgtggggtgggttCATTCGAGGTCCTGCATTTCTCACCTGGTTTAGATGGGTCTATTTTAGGGGCTGCATAGCACATAGGGCCCATAGGGGGGACACGGCACCCCACAGCTTTACCCACCCCCCAACACCTCCCACCTGGGGGGCGAGGATGGAGGCAACATCCCCACCCACACAGTGACCCCCCATCCTCACCACGGCCCACATcgccccccatccccacactgACTCTTCATTCTGACCCTTCCATCCCCCAGAGGACCCTCTCATACCCACAATtgacccccccagccccacagcgatgcccccatccccaccaacATCCCCCCCGGCCTCATTGTGGGCAGCAGGAATGGAAGCACGGGGATGCTGCGAGCATCCTGCATCCCTTCCCGACCgcatccccccctccccatcccttgGGGCCATTGGAAGTAGCCACTccttccccccgcccccccatccccccccccacaccgGGCCCTGCTCCCCGTTCCATAGCGGCCCATTTTGGGGCCGGGGGCTCCCGTTGCGGTGCGGGCTGGAGGCGTTTAGGACCCAACATCCCGGCGGTGCGGGAGCATCTCACGCCGCAGCGGCTCCAGCAGCACCGGCCCCGGCCCCGAGCatccccgcccggccccgcttCGGGCCCATGGACCCCCCCGGTAAGTGCGGCGGTACCGGCGGAGCGATGCCCGGGGTGTGCGTggtgtggggcgggggggggtggTCGTGTAGGGAGGGATCCCCCCCACACCCTGAGGAATGGGAGCCCCCtgggtggggatgggagggTGGGGGGCTCTGTAAGGCCCCCCCGGTGCCTTTATAGGGGGGTGGCACCCAGCGGGGAGGGGCAGAGATGGGGGGTTCTATGTGGGCCTCCAGGAGCAGGGGGGTCCCCGGGGTGGTCCTGGTGCGGCCCCACGTGGGTAACGATGCAGCAATTGGGGATGAAAGCAGGGATTTGGGGGCTTCGAGCCCCAGAATCGCTCATTTTTTTCAAGGCAAGGGGGCTTCCCCTGGGGGAATAaagggggtttggggggggtcaTAATGGAGGGCATCACAAGTGTGATGGGGACAAGGTGTGGGGGGTGTCATGGGGCCCATTTGCCGCCCCTGTGCGCCCCCCGCTGACggctccccctccccacagccgCACAGCGCTGCCCGGCGGAGAGGAGCGGGGAGATGAGCTGGGTCTGGGGGCACCTTCGGGtgcactgagccctgcaggACCCACCGCGGGGCCATCGGAGCACACAGCGAtgccccacaaccccacacCATCAGCCCTAAGGATGGACGACCGGCCGCAGCGTGGAGCcctccctatggggctggagcgGCTTTAGGTCCCGTTGGGTTGTACAGCCACCCCCAGGAGCCCCCATGCCCCCTAACggcacagacagcagagctAAAGACGTGGCTTCCAGATCAGTGGGGCTGTTCTTCATGCTGCTCATCGACCTGACGGCCATCGTGGGCAACGCGGCCGTGATGACCGTCATCGTCAAGACTCCGGCACTAAGGAAGTTCGTCTTCGTGTTCCACCTGTGCCTGGTGGATTTCCTGGCCGCTCTCACCTTGATGCCATTGGAAATGCTGTCGGGTTCGGCTGTATTTGACAGCCCGGTGCTGGGTGAAGCCATGTGCAGGGTCTACCTGTTCCTCAGCGTCTGCTTCATCAGCATGTGCATCCTGTCCATCTCCACCATCAACGTGGAGCGCTATTACTACGTGGTTCACCCCATGCGCTACGAGGTGAGGATGACGGTGGGGCTGGTGGTCTGCGTGTTGGTCGGGGTCTGGTTAAAGGCCGTGGCCACGTCGTTGGTGCCGGTGTTGGGTTGGTTGGCCCCCGACCGCCCTCCGCCCGCAGGCCGGGGCTGCTCGTTGCAATGGAGCCGTGGTCCGTATTGCAAGTTCTTCGTGGTCTTCTTCGCCGCTTTCTACTTCCTGCTGCCCCTCCTCATCATCGTGGTGGTGTATTGCAGCATGTTCAAGGTGGCTCGCGTGGCCGCCATGCATCACGGCCCCCCTCCCACCTGGATGGAGACCCCCCGGCGCCGCTCCGAGTCGCTCAGCAGCCGTTCCACCATGGTGACCAGCTCGGGGGCGCCCCGCACCACCCCGCAAAGGACGTTTGGAGGGGGCAAAGCGGCCGCCATCTTGCTGGCTGTGGGCGGCCAGTTCCTATTCTGTTGGCTGCCCTATTTCTCCTTCCACCTCTACACGGCGCTCAGTGCACAACCCTTAGCGGGGCCGGCGGCCGAGACCGTGGTCACTTGGCTGGGTTATTTCTGCTTTACCTCCAACCCGTTCTTCTACGGGTGCCTCAACCGGCAGATCCGCGGTGAGCTGGGCCGGCTCCTCACCTGCTTCTTCAAGCAGCCCCCCGAGGAGGACCTGCGTCTGCCCAGCCGGGAGGGCTCCATCGAGGAGAACTTCCTGCAGTTCCTACAGGGCACCGGCTGCCCCCAAGAGCTGCCCCCGCCGCCTCtgggcacccccagccccaaacGGGAACCGGCGCCCGTCGATTTTCGCATCCCGGGACAGATCGGGGATGAAGCGGCCGAAGGGACGGAGCGGACGGGGGGGGCACCGTGAGCAGAGCGGGGCTGTAGCGTGTGCGGCTGCGGGTGTTAAACAAGGATGGAAGGGAAGAGTGGTGTGGGTGTGTGGATGTGGGGCGGGAcgtggggagggggtggaggggtgggggaCCCAATGTGTGGGCTCCACGGTGGGGTTGGGGGCTCAGCATCGGGTTGGGGGCTTAGCAGTGGGTTGAGGGCTCAGCATTGGGTTGGGGGGCACAGCATTGGGTTGGGGGCACAGCATTGAGTTGGGGGGCTCAGCATTGGGTTGGGGGCACAGCATTGGGTTGCGGGCACAGCATTGGGTTGGGGGGCTCAGCATCGAGTTGGGGTCACAGCATTGGGTTGGGGGCTTAGCAGTGGGTTGGGGGCTCAGCATCAGGTTAGGGTCACAGCATTGGGATAGGGGAACAGCATTGGGTTGGGGGGCTCAGCATCGGTTTGGGGGCTCAGCACTGGGTTGGGGGCTCAGCATTGGGTTGGGGGCTCAGAATTGGGTTGGGGGGCTCAGCATTGGGTTGGAGGCTCAGCATTGGGTTGGGGGGCTATGTGTTGGGTTGGGGGCTGTGTAGGCCCCGCAATCATCTCAAGACTACAACTCCCATAATACATCCACACAACACCGGAAGTTCCGCCCTCTCAGCTCCCATCATGCACCACTTTACCGAGGCGGAAATGCCCTGTCGGACGGTGCTTCCCGGCGTGCTTTGCGGCTAACGGTCGCTCTGGGCGGATATCCGGTTCCGCCTGTGGGAGCCGCCCCGGCTGAGGGAGAGGCGCGGTTCGGTTCCGCTCCGTCCCTTTTCGTTCCGTTCCATTTGAAGGCCCGGCGGCCTCCGCCCAGCCGCCGTTATGGGCTGTACATTAAGCGCCGAGGATAAAGCGGCGGTAGAAAGGAGTAAAATGATCGATCGGAACCTACGGGAAGACGGCGAGAAGGCGGCCAAGGAGGTGAAACTACTACTGCTGGGTGAGAGGCCTAAACCGGGCCTAGTAGGCCGCGGGGCTGAACTGGGCCTAGTAGGCCGCAGGCTTTAGATTGGGCCTAGTAGGCCGCAGGCTCTGATTTGGGCCTAGTAGGCCGCAGGCTTTGGATTGGGCCTAGTAGGCCgcaggggctgggctgggcctAGTAGGCCGCGGGGGTGGGGATGCGCTTGGGATCTGTCTAAGTGCATTGGGCCTATCGGAACCAATGGGCCTGTGGGGTTTGGGCCTATTGGAACCAATGGGCCTGTGGGCTTTGGGCCTATTGGAACCAATGGGCCTGTGGGCTTTGGGCCTATCAGAACCCCCAGGGCAGCGCTCCCACGGTGGCCGCACCGCACCGTATGGTGCGGTGTGGCCACCATGGGAGTGCTGCCCTGTGGGGGGTGTTTTAAAGCAAGCCAGGCCTCCTGCTGACTCAATCGTGATGGTCTTCCTTCTGTATTTATCCTTTTTAGGTGCTGGGGAGTCTGGGAAGAGCACCATAGTGAAGCAGATGAAGTAAGTGAAGGGGTTGAAGTGCCGCTGAGCTGCCGGTCTGGTTTGGTTTAGCAATGACAGCTCGGTTTTCTTTAGGATTATCCATGAGGATGGTTACTCGGAGGAGGAATGCAAGCAGTATAAAGTGGTGGTGTACAGCAATACGATCCAGTCCATCATTGCTATCATAAGAGCCATGGGAAGGCTAAAGATTGACTTTGGAGAGGTGGCCAGAGCTGTAAGTACTTCATTGATCTCCCTCTGTGTTTGTGCTTTGAATGGTGTTAATGAGAGCTGGAGATTGGGGCTGTGTCTGCATTGACAGGAGACCCCTCATTGTCTGCAATGTAAGTGCTCAACATTAACCACAAACCTGAGGTGTCCCTGAGCCACCTCGTGTTATAGAAGCAGAGCATTGAGCAGCTTTGGCTGGTCCCTGTGCTCTGTTTGCCATATCTACACATTGCTTGCGAGCCTATGGAGGTGTGGGCTGTCACACTGAGGCTCACAGCAGCATCCTGATCCCTCTATGTGCTGCCTCGTGATGAAATGCTCCATTAGGAAATGAGGCTCCCTCACCTCTCAGCTATTGCAGTGATCCTTAAGCTTGTAAACTTGATTTCCTTTCTTAACCCCCcctcctgtccctgcaggaCGATGCCCGCCAGCTGTTTGTGTTGGCTGGAAGTGCAGAGGAAGGGGTGATGACGGCCGAGCTGGCTGGAGTGATCAAGAGGCTGTGGAGGGATGCTGGAGTGCAGGCCTGCTTCAGCAGATCCAGGGAGTACCAGCTGAACGACTCTGCCTCGTAGTAAGAGACCCCTTGGGCCCTTCTGGTGGTGGGGtgggcaggcaggagctgccctcTGCTTGGCTGTGAGTGCTGTGATAACCAATGTGAGGAGGGCAGCTGCTCCTTTGGTTCCTGTCCCTATCAAACAGCTGTTGCTTCTGTGTGGGGAAAGCTGCGTGTTCATTGCTTTGTAAACCCAGGAGGAAGGGTGGCTGTGGGGTCGGTTGTGCTTCCTGGTGGCTCTGCGTGGTCTGGCCAAGTTTGAAGCCTCTGAGAAATGAGTTTGGAAATGCTTTATAAGAACCTTGAGATGAGTCACAGCTCGGCTCCCTGCAGGCTCTGTCTGCACAGAGCACAATGCAGCTCGACAATAAGCAAGAGCGCTTCTGAAACTGTAACAGCTCAGCAGAGGATGTTGAGTTTAGATCAAGGGAGGTGAGCTGGCAGGGGGAGCGTTTCTGAGATGCTTGCAGGAAAGCAGCTTCAGGTTcaaagggagaggaaagagctgaaaatgagaGAACAGATTGAATAGAAAGACAGGGCTGTTAGGAAATGCTGCAGAgtgcagtgaggagctggctgctgctgcagcacccgGCCTTGCTAATGCACAGAGCGAGCagtcagctgagctgctgcccagcacgCAGCCCTGAGCGCTTCATCTCTGCTGTTACAGCCTCAGCTTCCTCACTGACACACTGCAGCCCTTCCTGTGGTGATAGtgtgggtgatgctgtgggtaCATGGTACTCCTAAGGGTGCTTTATCTCCTGCTCCCCTGCAGGGCTGAGGTCTCAGGGTTGGAAGCACAcgctgcagagcagtgctgcagtgagatgGATGGGGTGATGCCAATGGGGACGGAGCCGTGGATCCCCACAGCTActgagccaggagctggggaggctcagagcagcagcagggcagacaCAAGTCGTGCTGTGGGCTTTCAGTCAGTGCTCTGTTCCCAGAGCCTCATTTCAGGGcgtaaagaaaagaaaacaagtgaacCGAATCCACCCTTCTTGCAAGCTTGTGTTTACCAGATGGCGTCAGAGCATGGGAAGTAGCTGGCTCTGTAAACATGAGGGTGCGAGGTGGGGAAGCAGTGTTGCAACCTCAGCGTACAGAGGAAGCCTGGTGGTGGAGGAggctgcagaagggctgcaggcagtgtgGGGTGCAGCGGCTTTTATTGTATCCAGCGAACCTGGATGTGGtggtgggcagcaggaggaggctgtgggCTGCCCTGACCTGCTGTGAGTCCTCCCCACAGCCACCATGGGGCAGCCCTGGCTGTCAGCTGGCCTTGCTGAAGGTTGTGAATGAACCTGCCTGCTCTTTATGCTGcattccttcctgctgcctcgTTTGATGCATCCTTGCCCTTTAAAGTGAGCTGCTGGATTTATTGCCTCGCACTTTGATGCAAAAAAACCTTGACTGCTTTGCATTGCCCTGAGAGATAACAGCCTTGGCAcggctcctccagcagctcctcctgcattgccctgctgcccagcactgctcccagcacacactgcaaggtcgtgttgggggggggggaattaaTACAACCCCCCCGAGGGCAGAGCCGTGGGAGCTCGTGTCTATTTGCTGCGTGTTTGAGGTCTGCATTGAATACATTCAGTGATGACTTTCTCCTGCAGTTCATAAAAGATTCATAGCGAGAGCGCGGCCTAAAAAAGGAACCAAccaaacacccccccccccggtgTTGTCTCTTCTGGTTTAGTTACCTGAACGACTTGGATAGAATATCCCAGCCGACCTACATTCCGACTCAGCAGGATGTGCTGCGCACCCGGGTGAAAACAACGGGCATCGTGGAGACACACTTCACCTTCAAGGACCTCTACTTCAAGTAAGCCAAGAGCATGGGCTCCTATAGGctcctatgggatcctataggcTCCTATGGGCTGCAGTGAGTTCCTCAGTGCTcagaggggtggggggaggttCCACGCCCCCAGCAAAGCGCCTCcccctgtgccagcactgctctctgGTTTGacttttctttgccttcttctgttctttccagctgcttttaTGTTGGACTCGCAGACGCAGGTACTGAGTGCTTGTTCACAGGAGCAGAACAGCAACTAATACTAAAAGGGCGCTGACTCCTGGCTGCTGAGTTTGAGTGTAACCCCCTTTTCTTTGACATGGGAGGTGAGGGCTGTCCCTTAGGCCCTGGCTCTGGGCACGTGGTGCTGCCATGCGcatccagcagagctgtgagggaCTCCTGGCCCTCTGTATGTCTGGCCAGCATCCCTGTCAGTGTGACCCACAGAGCTCCCTCTAACCCCATAGCAGCTGTTGGagtgcagctgagctccctgc
Proteins encoded in this region:
- the GPR61 gene encoding G-protein coupled receptor 61 codes for the protein MPPNGTDSRAKDVASRSVGLFFMLLIDLTAIVGNAAVMTVIVKTPALRKFVFVFHLCLVDFLAALTLMPLEMLSGSAVFDSPVLGEAMCRVYLFLSVCFISMCILSISTINVERYYYVVHPMRYEVRMTVGLVVCVLVGVWLKAVATSLVPVLGWLAPDRPPPAGRGCSLQWSRGPYCKFFVVFFAAFYFLLPLLIIVVVYCSMFKVARVAAMHHGPPPTWMETPRRRSESLSSRSTMVTSSGAPRTTPQRTFGGGKAAAILLAVGGQFLFCWLPYFSFHLYTALSAQPLAGPAAETVVTWLGYFCFTSNPFFYGCLNRQIRGELGRLLTCFFKQPPEEDLRLPSREGSIEENFLQFLQGTGCPQELPPPPLGTPSPKREPAPVDFRIPGQIGDEAAEGTERTGGAP
- the GNAI3 gene encoding guanine nucleotide-binding protein G(i) subunit alpha; this encodes MGCTLSAEDKAAVERSKMIDRNLREDGEKAAKEVKLLLLGAGESGKSTIVKQMKIIHEDGYSEEECKQYKVVVYSNTIQSIIAIIRAMGRLKIDFGEVARADDARQLFVLAGSAEEGVMTAELAGVIKRLWRDAGVQACFSRSREYQLNDSASYYLNDLDRISQPTYIPTQQDVLRTRVKTTGIVETHFTFKDLYFKMFDVGGQRSERKKWIHCFEGVTAIIFCVALSDYDLVLAEDEEMNRMHESMKLFDSICNNKWFTDTSIILFLNKKDLFEEKIKKSPLTICFPEYTGSNTYEEAAAYIQCQFEDLNRRKDTKEIYTHFTCATDTKNVQFVFDAVTDVIIKNNLKECGLY